In Microvenator marinus, one genomic interval encodes:
- a CDS encoding RCC1 domain-containing protein — protein sequence MKRNLFVLPFFLLFLGCGDEGPTKKSNIDPNNTPQGCVPTCSDGFSCVEGSCVEQMNPDECDEGQEFNEMIQVCLTPSCENGIKDMAEEGPDCGGPCAACTAAPTCTDGVQNGEETGIDCGGPCAQCTIPDGCGNGTVDPDEACDHGGSVQLACVYGEMSCMVCNAQCQLTAGQVIGFCGDGATQAAGGEDCDHGGAPQTSCAYGETSCTVCNSQCRSVAGATQFCGDGIRQNNEDCDGTQLNSATCATLNAGTGTPTCTANCTFDVSGCVSDTPTVAQVSVGYSHACARMSDGTARCWGRNDDGRLGNGTTNPSPTPVTVSGLTNVAQISAGGFHTCARRTDGSVWCWGLNTDGQLGNGTSGTNRSLPVQVVGLPSSATAIETGTYHSCAITATGTYCWGWGANGRLGDGSTTSMFNPMTPVNSGSNTIGQISAGVAHTCARYTSGNFVCWGRNTDRQIGSYLLFGDASLPTNVLNSNGSNRTGTFIGAGAEFSCALAGNSVYCWGNNDFYQLGTTAITVSESPVQVSGTYSFLSVGERHACGYQSGTISCWGNNEEGRLGDGTTINRHIPSPVNISGALDVQAGGTFTCARLNTGGVKCWGRNSDGQLGNGSYTDSSLPVDVLF from the coding sequence GTGAAGAGAAACCTGTTTGTATTGCCGTTCTTCCTTTTGTTCCTGGGATGTGGCGATGAGGGCCCAACAAAAAAGTCCAACATCGATCCAAACAACACACCGCAAGGGTGCGTTCCAACCTGCTCCGACGGCTTCTCGTGCGTTGAAGGGAGCTGCGTCGAACAAATGAACCCGGATGAATGCGACGAGGGTCAAGAGTTCAACGAAATGATTCAGGTCTGCCTCACGCCCTCCTGTGAAAACGGTATCAAGGACATGGCGGAAGAAGGGCCTGACTGCGGTGGACCCTGCGCCGCATGCACGGCCGCACCGACCTGCACCGATGGCGTTCAGAACGGAGAAGAAACCGGCATAGATTGCGGTGGACCTTGTGCCCAATGCACCATCCCAGATGGCTGCGGAAACGGTACCGTTGACCCGGACGAAGCGTGTGACCACGGGGGCAGTGTTCAGCTCGCGTGCGTCTATGGAGAAATGTCCTGTATGGTCTGCAACGCTCAATGTCAGCTAACTGCCGGTCAGGTCATCGGTTTCTGTGGCGATGGTGCGACCCAAGCCGCTGGCGGCGAAGATTGCGACCACGGAGGTGCACCCCAAACATCTTGCGCCTACGGCGAGACCTCGTGCACCGTGTGTAATAGCCAGTGTCGGTCTGTCGCAGGTGCTACCCAATTCTGCGGGGATGGAATCCGACAAAACAACGAAGACTGCGACGGAACACAGCTAAACTCGGCAACCTGTGCCACTCTGAATGCTGGAACCGGAACGCCAACCTGCACCGCCAACTGTACCTTCGATGTTTCTGGGTGCGTTTCGGACACGCCGACAGTGGCTCAGGTGAGTGTGGGCTACTCCCACGCGTGCGCCCGAATGTCAGACGGCACAGCTCGATGCTGGGGCCGCAATGATGACGGACGACTCGGTAACGGCACCACCAACCCAAGCCCTACCCCGGTCACCGTGTCCGGTCTCACGAACGTCGCTCAAATCAGCGCCGGCGGCTTTCACACATGCGCACGGCGAACCGACGGCAGCGTCTGGTGCTGGGGGCTCAACACCGATGGCCAGCTCGGAAATGGAACCAGTGGCACGAATCGCTCCCTACCCGTTCAAGTCGTAGGCCTCCCCAGTTCTGCTACTGCCATAGAAACAGGCACCTACCATTCCTGTGCCATCACGGCCACCGGGACTTACTGCTGGGGTTGGGGAGCGAACGGAAGACTCGGCGATGGCAGCACCACGTCTATGTTCAACCCAATGACGCCGGTTAACTCCGGCTCAAACACGATAGGGCAAATCTCGGCAGGCGTAGCGCACACATGTGCACGCTACACGAGCGGCAACTTCGTTTGCTGGGGCCGCAATACAGATCGACAGATTGGAAGCTACCTACTCTTTGGCGACGCGTCTCTACCTACCAACGTTTTGAACAGTAATGGGTCCAACCGTACAGGAACTTTTATCGGCGCCGGCGCCGAATTCTCCTGCGCACTCGCAGGGAACTCAGTATATTGCTGGGGAAACAACGACTTCTATCAACTCGGCACCACCGCCATAACCGTGTCCGAGTCCCCTGTACAAGTAAGTGGAACGTACAGCTTCCTCTCCGTGGGTGAACGGCACGCCTGTGGCTACCAAAGCGGAACCATATCCTGCTGGGGTAACAACGAGGAGGGGCGCCTTGGCGATGGCACTACCATCAATCGACACATTCCTTCGCCGGTCAATATCAGCGGGGCGCTCGATGTCCAAGCGGGCGGAACCTTCACGTGTGCTCGGCTAAATACGGGCGGGGTAAAATGTTGGGGGCGAAACTCTGACGGCCAGCTTGGAAACGGGTCGTACACAGACAGCAGCCTACCGGTCGATGTCCTCTTCTAA